In one window of Gudongella oleilytica DNA:
- the ilvB gene encoding biosynthetic-type acetolactate synthase large subunit: MRLKGSEIVMESLLREGVDTIFGYPGGAVIPLYDAYTKYRERIRHILTSHEQGASHAADGYARSSGRVGVCIATSGPGATNTVTGIATAYADSVPMVIITGQVASSLLGRDSFQEVDITAITMPITKHNYQVKGVVEIAPTIHDAFRIANSGRKGPVLVDIPKDIMMAESEYVTQDDDIDCRGPNNEGDLNELARMIDASEKPVIYSGGGVISSGAAEELLRLSEKGDIPVANSLMGLGGFPRDHRLSLGLVGMHGFRETNLAMCHADLIIAIGARFSDRVIGKAEAFGPKAKVIQLDIDGAEIGKNKAVDGYAVGDLKEILSVISDSIEKKDRSMWHNDIIKLKDQKTPFDGAWSAVSALKHANEHFKDSIVVTDVGQHQMWTAQHWSFKRPRTWLSSGGLGTMGYGLGAAIGAQTANPQKEVVLVTGDGSFRMNCNELGTVSKYGLPITILLFNNNTLGMVRQWQGMFCNDNFSETDLGDEVDFMALGEAYGIKGRRVVDHEELESALKWAKQERRPVIIECKFPMDQWVYPIVPAGRAINEMIYEKGRV, from the coding sequence ATGAGACTGAAGGGTTCAGAAATAGTGATGGAAAGTCTTTTGAGAGAGGGTGTGGATACTATCTTCGGCTATCCGGGAGGTGCAGTGATCCCTCTTTATGATGCATATACAAAGTATAGAGAAAGGATCCGGCACATACTTACCAGCCACGAGCAGGGTGCCTCACACGCTGCAGACGGCTATGCTAGGTCCAGCGGGAGAGTAGGCGTATGCATAGCTACATCCGGACCAGGGGCTACCAATACTGTTACAGGGATCGCAACTGCCTATGCCGACTCAGTCCCGATGGTTATTATAACCGGGCAGGTAGCTTCGTCGCTTCTCGGAAGAGACTCCTTCCAGGAGGTGGACATAACCGCAATAACCATGCCCATAACCAAGCACAACTATCAGGTAAAGGGAGTAGTTGAGATCGCTCCTACTATCCACGATGCCTTCAGGATAGCAAATTCCGGCAGGAAGGGACCGGTCCTTGTAGATATTCCAAAGGATATTATGATGGCTGAGTCAGAGTATGTCACTCAGGATGATGATATTGACTGTAGAGGGCCTAACAATGAAGGAGACCTCAATGAGCTTGCAAGAATGATCGATGCATCTGAAAAACCGGTTATTTACAGCGGCGGTGGAGTAATATCCTCTGGAGCGGCGGAAGAGCTCTTAAGGCTATCAGAAAAAGGCGATATTCCCGTCGCAAACAGCCTGATGGGTCTTGGAGGATTTCCAAGGGACCATAGGCTTTCACTGGGACTTGTGGGTATGCATGGATTCAGGGAGACAAATCTGGCAATGTGTCATGCAGATCTTATAATCGCGATCGGAGCAAGATTCAGCGACAGGGTGATAGGTAAGGCGGAAGCCTTTGGTCCAAAGGCAAAGGTAATTCAGCTGGATATAGACGGAGCAGAGATAGGCAAGAACAAGGCAGTGGATGGCTACGCCGTAGGAGATCTGAAGGAAATTTTGTCCGTTATTTCAGATAGTATAGAAAAAAAAGACCGCTCCATGTGGCATAATGATATAATAAAGCTAAAGGATCAAAAAACTCCCTTTGACGGTGCATGGAGTGCAGTAAGTGCCCTTAAGCACGCCAACGAGCACTTTAAGGACTCCATAGTTGTAACAGATGTCGGTCAGCACCAGATGTGGACCGCTCAGCACTGGAGCTTCAAAAGACCAAGAACCTGGCTTTCATCCGGAGGCCTTGGAACGATGGGCTATGGGCTTGGAGCTGCAATCGGTGCCCAGACTGCAAATCCTCAAAAAGAAGTGGTACTCGTCACAGGCGACGGGAGCTTCAGGATGAACTGCAACGAGCTGGGCACTGTATCCAAATATGGACTTCCGATAACGATCCTTTTGTTCAACAACAACACACTTGGAATGGTCAGACAATGGCAGGGAATGTTCTGCAACGACAATTTTTCAGAAACTGATTTGGGAGATGAGGTCGACTTCATGGCCCTTGGAGAAGCCTATGGCATCAAGGGAAGAAGAGTGGTTGATCACGAGGAGCTTGAAAGTGCCTTGAAGTGGGCAAAGCAAGAGAGGAGACCTGTTATAATAGAATGCAAATTCCCCATGGATCAATGGGTTTATCCTATCGTTCCTGCAGGGAGAGCAATAAATGAAATGATATATGAGAAAGGGAGAGTGTAA
- a CDS encoding branched-chain amino acid transaminase, with protein sequence MTSWVFYQGKIVPEEEVSISIRCKAFNYGLGCFEGIRAYWDEEGQQLYGFRLKEHYERLLESCKALYMDIPYTVQELCDFTVELLRKNNFKTTTYIRPVVYKGSNSLTPTLKDEDNRLVIYCQPLGSYSGKTELKVAVSSWRRITDNMIPPRTKATGGYLNSALASLEVLQNGFDEAIFLTQDGKVCEGPGENIFLVKKGKLVTPPLSDDILEGITRDTVMTLAREELGMEVVERSVSRTELYNAQEVFFSGTAMEVTAVVEVDRRKVGTGKEGEVCKKLRDMFFDVATGKNEKYKGYGTAVY encoded by the coding sequence ATGACAAGTTGGGTATTTTATCAGGGCAAAATCGTTCCTGAGGAAGAGGTAAGCATAAGCATAAGGTGTAAAGCCTTCAACTATGGACTTGGGTGTTTTGAAGGTATAAGGGCTTATTGGGACGAAGAGGGACAACAGCTTTACGGATTCAGACTCAAGGAGCACTATGAAAGACTTTTGGAGTCCTGCAAGGCACTTTATATGGACATTCCTTACACAGTACAGGAGCTATGCGATTTCACGGTTGAGCTTTTAAGGAAGAATAATTTTAAAACTACGACATACATAAGACCAGTGGTTTACAAGGGTTCAAACAGCCTTACACCGACCCTTAAAGATGAAGACAATAGACTTGTTATCTACTGCCAGCCATTGGGAAGCTATTCAGGAAAAACGGAACTGAAAGTTGCAGTCTCAAGCTGGAGAAGGATCACAGACAATATGATCCCTCCAAGAACAAAGGCGACTGGTGGTTATCTTAACTCAGCACTTGCATCTCTCGAGGTACTGCAAAATGGATTCGATGAGGCAATATTCCTGACTCAGGACGGCAAAGTATGCGAGGGCCCTGGTGAAAATATTTTCCTTGTCAAGAAAGGCAAACTTGTAACACCACCACTTTCAGATGATATCCTCGAGGGAATAACAAGAGATACAGTAATGACCCTTGCTCGTGAGGAGCTGGGAATGGAGGTAGTGGAGAGAAGTGTTTCAAGGACTGAGCTATACAATGCTCAGGAGGTATTCTTCAGCGGCACTGCAATGGAGGTAACAGCTGTAGTCGAGGTGGACAGAAGGAAGGTCGGTACAGGCAAAGAAGGAGAAGTCTGCAAGAAGCTCCGCGATATGTTCTTTGATGTGGCAACCGGTAAGAATGAGAAGTACAAAGGGTATGGGACAGCGGTCTATTAA
- a CDS encoding DUF401 family protein, whose protein sequence is MNQLLITLASFALIPILIKKKMKLSNTIFVVTIIISLLSGIGIDGLAKTVIKIFTNPNSLDTIITVAMVGMLGSLMKHYGILDGIVNTMLKVISNKKIVMMLIPSMIGVLVVPGGAVLSAPFINSLGEEMNIEPPKRAAINLIFRHISMFLLPFSTVLLFVKASIPEINIYKVIAFSIPFLAGIMAIAYYLYLRGSGNGKEVKSTDRGRSILKLLILTIPIYISVVINVITGLPFFISMLGSIIAVYFLGNKKDFMRTVIKSFNLHTVLMVLSILILKDVILQLGDMLSLVEGALSGMGSGIGVMIVFTIVSIFFGYITGYPTSALAITLPLLSMMEMSMNSIHIYVYFLLTASFAGYFYSPLHLCQVLTLGEMKVGTLELYKEYRLYAILQLLLIYGTTLLLLMLFA, encoded by the coding sequence ATGAATCAGCTACTTATTACACTGGCATCATTTGCACTCATACCAATTTTGATCAAGAAAAAAATGAAATTGAGCAATACCATATTTGTAGTGACCATAATAATATCCTTACTCTCTGGGATAGGTATTGATGGATTGGCCAAGACAGTTATTAAAATATTTACTAATCCAAATTCCCTGGATACTATAATTACAGTAGCAATGGTCGGCATGCTTGGCAGCCTGATGAAGCACTACGGGATTCTGGATGGAATAGTAAATACTATGCTCAAGGTAATATCCAACAAGAAGATTGTAATGATGCTCATACCCTCAATGATAGGTGTTCTGGTGGTGCCGGGTGGAGCAGTTCTATCTGCCCCGTTTATTAACAGCCTTGGTGAGGAAATGAATATCGAGCCCCCAAAAAGAGCTGCCATAAATCTGATTTTCAGACATATATCCATGTTTCTTCTGCCATTCTCGACTGTCCTTTTGTTTGTAAAGGCTTCTATCCCGGAGATAAACATATACAAGGTCATAGCTTTCAGTATACCTTTTTTAGCAGGTATTATGGCTATTGCGTACTACCTTTATCTTAGAGGATCGGGGAATGGCAAGGAGGTCAAAAGTACTGACCGGGGCAGGAGTATTCTAAAGCTTCTAATTTTGACTATTCCTATCTATATATCAGTAGTTATCAACGTCATAACCGGACTGCCATTTTTTATTTCCATGCTTGGAAGCATTATTGCAGTTTACTTTTTAGGAAATAAGAAAGATTTTATGAGAACAGTTATAAAGTCATTCAATCTACACACCGTGCTTATGGTTTTGTCCATATTGATACTAAAGGATGTAATCCTTCAGCTTGGAGACATGCTTTCATTGGTTGAAGGAGCACTTTCAGGAATGGGTAGTGGCATAGGTGTAATGATCGTGTTCACAATTGTATCCATCTTTTTCGGATATATAACTGGATATCCTACATCAGCTCTTGCGATAACTCTTCCGCTTCTGAGCATGATGGAAATGAGCATGAATTCGATCCATATATATGTCTACTTTTTATTGACCGCATCCTTTGCGGGCTACTTTTACTCACCGCTGCACCTATGCCAGGTTTTGACTCTAGGAGAAATGAAGGTGGGAACCCTTGAGCTTTATAAGGAATACAGGCTGTATGCGATTCTGCAGCTACTGTTGATCTATGGGACCACGCTGCTGTTATTGATGCTATTTGCTTAG
- a CDS encoding 2-hydroxyacid dehydrogenase encodes MEKPKIFIANPVPEDVEEFLKGSCECVKWDFRYPKTLEGILENIRDVDGVIQVGMKIDDRILDSAPRLKVVSNISVGYNNYDLDAMKRRGIIGTNTPGVLDNTVSDLILGLILNSARRIPELNRFTKSGSWVKADNSDLFGKDIHGSSLGIIGMGRIGEKVARRAKLGFGMDVSYYNRGRKLEVEEELGIVYRPMEEILKISDFVLLMTPLTPETTHLVGEKELKLMKASAFLINASRGQVVDEKALIKALEEGWIAGAGLDVYEKEPIDADNPLLRLQNAVTVPHIGSATTKTRDEMAWAAAKALVDELYGKNSGMRVPELS; translated from the coding sequence ATGGAAAAACCGAAGATTTTCATTGCAAACCCTGTTCCTGAAGATGTAGAGGAGTTTTTGAAGGGATCCTGTGAATGTGTCAAATGGGATTTCAGATATCCAAAGACTCTGGAGGGTATTCTTGAGAACATCAGGGACGTGGATGGAGTAATCCAGGTTGGTATGAAGATCGATGACAGGATCCTTGATAGTGCACCAAGACTTAAGGTGGTAAGCAATATATCAGTCGGCTACAACAACTATGATCTTGATGCAATGAAAAGAAGGGGGATCATAGGAACCAACACTCCGGGAGTTCTTGATAACACTGTTTCCGATCTGATACTTGGGTTGATTTTAAACTCAGCAAGGAGGATACCGGAGCTAAATCGATTCACAAAGTCAGGATCCTGGGTAAAGGCTGACAATTCTGATCTGTTTGGAAAGGATATACATGGCAGTTCTCTGGGGATAATCGGAATGGGAAGGATCGGGGAGAAGGTGGCCAGAAGGGCAAAGCTTGGCTTCGGCATGGATGTCAGCTATTATAACAGAGGCAGAAAGCTTGAGGTTGAAGAGGAGCTCGGGATAGTATACAGACCCATGGAAGAAATATTAAAAATATCAGACTTTGTCCTCCTTATGACTCCATTGACTCCTGAGACGACACATCTGGTGGGGGAAAAGGAACTTAAACTGATGAAAGCATCGGCATTTCTCATAAATGCATCAAGAGGTCAGGTGGTGGATGAAAAGGCCCTGATCAAAGCTCTTGAGGAGGGCTGGATAGCTGGAGCTGGCCTGGATGTGTATGAAAAGGAGCCGATAGATGCTGATAATCCTCTATTAAGGCTTCAAAATGCTGTAACCGTTCCTCACATAGGCTCCGCAACAACAAAGACCAGGGATGAAATGGCCTGGGCAGCTGCAAAGGCTTTAGTAGATGAATTATATGGTAAGAATTCTGGCATGAGAGTGCCAGAACTTTCGTAG
- a CDS encoding 2-hydroxyacid dehydrogenase produces MSKPKAVIAYPVPEDVVEFVREHCDLKVLDFSKPVNLETIKDKIRDAEGMVILGLRIDDQLLDHAPKLKVASNITVGYNNCDVEAMKKRSVLCTHSPGVLDETVADFVMGLMISAARRLPELDTFTKEGKWVKGDMSELFGRDVHHSTLGIIGMGRIGEAVARRAKFGFEMDVIYYNRSRKEAVEKELGITYKPMDELLAEADFLVTLTPLTAETAHLIGERELDLMKEGSFVINASRGPVIDEEALIKALQSGKLAGAGLDVFEKEPLPKDSPLLSMKNVVTTPHIAAGTHQTMANLAWTAARSMVEVLETGTSKNIVPEMK; encoded by the coding sequence ATGAGTAAACCTAAAGCTGTAATAGCATATCCGGTACCGGAAGACGTAGTCGAATTTGTAAGAGAACACTGTGATTTAAAGGTACTCGATTTTTCAAAGCCTGTGAATCTGGAGACCATAAAGGATAAGATCAGGGACGCAGAGGGGATGGTCATTCTTGGATTAAGGATCGACGACCAGCTCCTTGATCATGCTCCCAAACTGAAGGTGGCAAGCAATATAACAGTCGGCTACAACAATTGTGATGTGGAGGCAATGAAAAAGAGAAGTGTCTTATGCACCCATTCTCCCGGAGTCCTCGATGAGACAGTTGCTGACTTTGTAATGGGTCTTATGATATCCGCCGCAAGAAGACTTCCGGAGCTTGATACTTTCACCAAAGAGGGAAAATGGGTAAAGGGTGATATGTCTGAGCTGTTTGGAAGAGATGTTCATCACAGCACCTTAGGGATCATAGGTATGGGAAGGATCGGTGAAGCTGTTGCAAGAAGAGCAAAATTCGGTTTTGAAATGGATGTCATCTACTATAACAGAAGCAGGAAGGAAGCTGTTGAGAAGGAGCTTGGAATAACTTACAAGCCCATGGATGAGCTTCTGGCGGAGGCTGATTTTCTTGTGACACTTACACCTCTAACTGCTGAGACTGCCCATTTGATAGGGGAAAGAGAGCTTGACTTGATGAAGGAAGGCTCGTTTGTTATCAATGCCTCCAGGGGTCCGGTCATTGACGAGGAGGCTCTTATTAAAGCACTTCAATCAGGGAAGCTTGCAGGTGCAGGTCTTGATGTGTTCGAGAAGGAACCACTGCCAAAGGACAGTCCACTGCTTTCAATGAAGAATGTGGTGACCACACCTCATATAGCAGCAGGGACTCATCAGACGATGGCAAATCTTGCGTGGACTGCTGCCAGATCAATGGTAGAGGTCCTCGAAACCGGAACAAGTAAAAATATTGTGCCGGAAATGAAGTAA
- the nhaC gene encoding Na+/H+ antiporter NhaC has translation MKEKKQATIGLALIPILVLIVSLFVGIVYLGTDAHMPILIAIIVAASVGIFALGFEWSEIEKGAIETIQMSMQAILILMVIGTVVGTWILAGTVPAMIYYGLKILSPGIFLVATLIICSIVSLATGSSWTTAGTVGIALMGVGQGLGMPPAIVAGAIVSGAYFGDKISPLSDTTNLAPAMAGSTLFEHIKYMLYTTVPSYLIAMVLYAIIGSRYAGNQLDTSNIQIIMDGIAANFNISPLLFIPPLVVIVMVIMKMPALPGLLFGTILGGLFAAIFQGSSFGDILNTAHYGFEIESGVAMVDELLNRGGLDSMMWTVSLILLAMVFGGIMERTGMLHAIAAVILKMAKSTGSLVLATVLTSIAINILAADQYLAIVIPGRMYKATYDERGLEPRLLSRTLEDAGTLTSSLIPWNTCGAYMQSVLLVSPLAYAPYAFLNIINPIVAVFYGYTGITIKKPSTAK, from the coding sequence ATGAAAGAAAAGAAGCAAGCAACAATAGGTTTAGCACTGATACCAATTTTAGTACTTATCGTTTCCCTATTTGTTGGTATAGTCTATCTGGGTACGGATGCTCATATGCCAATTCTGATTGCTATTATAGTAGCAGCTAGTGTTGGGATTTTCGCGCTTGGTTTTGAATGGTCTGAAATTGAAAAGGGTGCCATCGAAACTATCCAGATGTCCATGCAGGCTATACTTATCCTGATGGTAATTGGTACTGTAGTAGGAACCTGGATCTTGGCAGGTACAGTACCAGCAATGATCTATTACGGATTGAAGATTTTATCTCCAGGAATATTCCTTGTGGCTACATTGATCATCTGCTCCATCGTTTCATTGGCAACAGGAAGCTCATGGACTACCGCTGGAACAGTAGGTATTGCACTGATGGGAGTAGGGCAAGGTCTTGGGATGCCTCCAGCAATCGTTGCCGGAGCAATCGTTTCCGGAGCATACTTCGGCGACAAGATATCCCCATTGTCAGATACAACTAACCTTGCACCCGCAATGGCTGGCTCAACACTGTTCGAACACATCAAATACATGCTCTATACTACAGTGCCAAGCTACTTGATAGCAATGGTATTATACGCAATTATTGGCTCCAGATACGCAGGAAACCAGCTTGATACCTCAAATATCCAGATAATTATGGATGGTATAGCTGCTAACTTCAATATTTCACCTTTGCTATTCATTCCACCGCTTGTAGTTATTGTTATGGTAATTATGAAGATGCCTGCGCTTCCAGGTCTTCTGTTCGGTACAATCCTTGGAGGATTGTTTGCAGCAATATTCCAGGGATCGAGCTTTGGTGATATCCTTAACACGGCTCACTACGGCTTTGAGATAGAGAGTGGAGTTGCTATGGTAGACGAGCTTCTGAACAGAGGTGGCCTCGACAGCATGATGTGGACCGTTTCCTTGATATTACTTGCGATGGTATTTGGCGGTATCATGGAGAGAACAGGAATGCTGCATGCAATAGCAGCTGTTATCCTGAAAATGGCTAAAAGCACTGGATCACTTGTTCTTGCAACTGTACTTACAAGTATAGCAATAAACATACTCGCGGCTGACCAATACCTGGCCATAGTTATCCCTGGAAGAATGTACAAGGCAACCTATGACGAAAGAGGACTCGAACCAAGACTTCTCTCCAGAACACTTGAGGACGCAGGTACACTTACTTCATCGTTGATCCCATGGAATACCTGTGGAGCTTACATGCAAAGCGTTCTTCTGGTATCGCCACTGGCCTATGCACCATATGCTTTCCTGAACATTATTAACCCAATTGTAGCGGTATTCTACGGTTACACAGGAATCACCATCAAGAAACCTTCAACAGCGAAGTAA
- a CDS encoding universal stress protein codes for MKKILVPIDGSEWSTRALLKAREIAEAFLADVTILTVIDSIRYLDMDYKFDVVRDGIDLSKQLLEQSKKMFEGYAGNVDTAHIIGDVAEEIIRYAENGSYDLIVMGSRGLGVFSRTILGSVSHKVIQHAKTTVMIVK; via the coding sequence ATGAAAAAAATACTTGTTCCAATCGATGGCTCTGAGTGGTCCACTAGGGCATTGCTTAAAGCCAGGGAGATTGCAGAAGCATTTCTTGCAGATGTAACGATCCTAACAGTCATTGACAGCATAAGGTATCTGGATATGGATTACAAATTCGACGTTGTCAGAGACGGCATCGACTTAAGTAAGCAGCTCCTTGAGCAGTCAAAGAAAATGTTCGAGGGCTATGCAGGAAATGTGGATACAGCTCATATTATAGGAGACGTTGCTGAGGAGATCATAAGGTATGCAGAAAACGGCAGCTATGACCTGATCGTAATGGGAAGCAGAGGTTTAGGGGTATTTTCAAGGACGATCCTGGGCAGTGTCTCCCATAAGGTTATCCAGCACGCGAAAACGACAGTGATGATAGTTAAATAG
- a CDS encoding VOC family protein, translating into MNYKIRHTCIRVNDLDASVDFYKSALGLIETGRKEYPEDFTLVFLADEKRDVEIELTWNYGREVSYVIGDGFSHMAFSVENLEESHRKHTEMGLEVTELMGLPGDPPGYYFITDPNGYDIEIVRERQ; encoded by the coding sequence ATGAACTATAAGATCAGGCACACATGTATAAGGGTCAACGACCTGGATGCCTCAGTTGATTTCTATAAGTCGGCACTGGGATTGATAGAGACAGGGAGAAAGGAATATCCCGAGGACTTTACCCTGGTATTTCTTGCAGATGAAAAAAGAGATGTTGAGATCGAACTTACCTGGAACTATGGTAGGGAGGTTTCATATGTTATTGGAGACGGCTTCAGCCATATGGCTTTTTCAGTTGAAAACCTTGAGGAATCCCACAGAAAGCACACTGAAATGGGACTGGAGGTTACTGAGCTTATGGGACTACCTGGAGACCCTCCGGGATATTACTTTATAACAGATCCAAATGGCTACGATATCGAAATCGTAAGAGAAAGGCAATAA
- a CDS encoding M20 family metallopeptidase: MRELIESFKDEVLSLNDFMARNPEIGGGEYKSSGAMVRLLSKHGIKVEYPFAGMETAFRGVINEGKVRKAAILAEYDALRGIGHGCGHCASGSISILAALVLNKIKDQIPAEIHIIGTPDEEMRGGKVTMANNGFFDGYDFAIMIHMSNKNALYSGFLALDAYEFSFHGKPAHAASIPWEGRNALNAARLFMDATDMMRQHVREDVRIHGYIKNGGDASNTVPHLAVVEMLVRAKDRKYVDELSQWVMDCAKAASIATRTSYSVEQLGEKFDGMRRIKSGEKILEDIYRDMKLPVVDLGDLTGGSSDIGNVSSICPSFHPYISIGEEFNGHTVEFARAMTEDRTHKAILDGGEIIARFVKAVYGTPGALEDLWKEFRGE, encoded by the coding sequence ATGAGGGAGTTAATTGAGAGTTTTAAGGATGAGGTATTGTCATTAAATGATTTTATGGCAAGGAATCCTGAGATCGGGGGAGGGGAATATAAGTCCTCAGGTGCCATGGTAAGACTGCTTTCAAAGCATGGCATAAAGGTGGAATACCCATTTGCCGGTATGGAGACCGCTTTTAGGGGAGTCATCAACGAAGGAAAAGTAAGGAAAGCAGCTATTCTTGCGGAATACGATGCTTTGCGGGGGATAGGACATGGCTGCGGGCATTGCGCCAGCGGATCTATAAGTATATTGGCTGCTTTGGTTTTGAATAAGATAAAAGATCAGATTCCTGCAGAAATCCATATAATCGGAACTCCAGACGAAGAAATGAGAGGCGGAAAGGTGACCATGGCCAATAATGGCTTTTTTGACGGTTACGATTTTGCCATAATGATTCACATGAGCAATAAGAACGCACTTTATTCAGGGTTTTTGGCACTCGATGCCTATGAATTCAGCTTTCACGGCAAACCTGCCCATGCCGCCAGCATTCCCTGGGAGGGAAGAAATGCTCTGAATGCCGCCAGACTATTTATGGATGCGACAGATATGATGAGACAGCATGTAAGGGAAGACGTGAGGATCCATGGTTACATCAAAAATGGCGGAGATGCATCAAACACGGTGCCTCATCTGGCAGTCGTTGAGATGCTCGTCAGGGCAAAGGACAGAAAATATGTGGACGAGCTGAGTCAGTGGGTAATGGACTGTGCCAAGGCAGCATCTATCGCCACCAGGACGAGCTACTCTGTTGAGCAGCTTGGTGAGAAGTTTGACGGTATGAGAAGGATAAAATCAGGAGAGAAGATCCTTGAAGATATTTATAGGGATATGAAGCTTCCTGTAGTTGATTTAGGCGATCTAACAGGAGGGTCCTCAGATATAGGCAACGTAAGCAGTATTTGTCCCTCATTCCATCCATATATCAGCATAGGGGAGGAGTTTAACGGGCATACTGTAGAATTTGCAAGGGCTATGACCGAAGACAGGACCCATAAGGCGATTCTTGATGGAGGAGAGATAATAGCAAGATTTGTAAAGGCCGTTTACGGCACTCCCGGAGCATTGGAGGATCTGTGGAAGGAGTTTAGGGGAGAATAA